Proteins co-encoded in one Clostridia bacterium genomic window:
- a CDS encoding galactokinase, which produces MQIAEIKKMFLETFGGEDKDLRVFTSPGRVNLIGEHVDYCGGPVFPAALTMKTTIVARKRNDNKIRLKATDLDILVEAEIGDLEKWKGQLKWGDYQLGVAVEMEKAGYTLTGCDLMYDDTVPHGGGLSSSAAIEVSTALMFAKFSNEANDKPDAPINMVEMALLSQKAEHNYIGVKCGIMDQFASAMGKADHAIFLDCATLGYELVPLNLGDCCLIISNTNKKHSLGASKYNERRMECEAGLKALQTVMPEIKQLADVSPEEFEQHKAVITDPIVQKRIKHVVLECARVHKSVQALKAGDIATFGQLMNDSHDSLQYDYEVSCDELDILAQEARKLPYVIGSRMTGAGFGGSTVSIVKTAHAQDFINTLDPLYEEKVGYKASFYISDIGDGGMEVK; this is translated from the coding sequence ATGCAGATTGCTGAAATCAAAAAAATGTTTTTAGAAACCTTTGGCGGTGAGGATAAGGATTTAAGAGTCTTTACTTCTCCGGGCCGTGTAAACTTAATCGGTGAACACGTGGATTATTGCGGCGGACCGGTATTTCCGGCGGCGCTTACCATGAAAACCACCATCGTTGCAAGAAAGAGAAATGATAATAAAATCCGTTTAAAGGCAACCGACTTGGATATTCTGGTGGAAGCTGAAATCGGAGATCTGGAAAAATGGAAAGGTCAGCTCAAATGGGGTGACTATCAGCTTGGTGTTGCTGTGGAAATGGAAAAAGCAGGGTACACCTTAACCGGTTGCGATTTGATGTATGACGATACCGTTCCGCACGGCGGCGGTTTGTCTTCCTCTGCGGCAATTGAGGTATCTACCGCACTGATGTTTGCAAAATTCTCTAATGAAGCGAACGACAAGCCGGATGCACCCATTAACATGGTGGAAATGGCGCTGCTCAGCCAAAAAGCAGAACACAATTACATCGGTGTTAAATGCGGTATTATGGATCAGTTCGCTTCCGCAATGGGTAAAGCAGACCATGCAATTTTCTTAGATTGTGCAACCCTCGGCTATGAGCTGGTTCCGCTCAATTTAGGGGACTGCTGTCTGATTATTTCCAACACCAACAAAAAGCATTCTTTAGGTGCGTCCAAATACAACGAGCGCCGTATGGAATGTGAAGCAGGTCTTAAGGCTCTGCAGACCGTAATGCCCGAAATCAAACAGCTTGCTGACGTTTCACCCGAAGAATTTGAACAGCATAAAGCGGTTATTACAGACCCCATCGTTCAAAAGAGAATCAAGCACGTTGTTCTGGAATGTGCACGTGTACATAAGAGTGTGCAGGCACTTAAGGCAGGAGATATCGCAACCTTCGGTCAGTTGATGAATGATTCGCACGATTCGTTGCAGTACGATTATGAAGTGTCTTGTGACGAGCTGGATATTTTGGCGCAGGAAGCAAGAAAATTGCCTTACGTTATCGGCTCAAGAATGACCGGTGCAGGCTTTGGCGGTTCTACCGTAAGCATTGTAAAGACTGCCCATGCGCAGGATTTTATCAATACACTTGACCCGTTGTATGAAGAAAAGGTAGGCTATAAAGCTTCGTTCTACATTTCGGATATCGGCGACGGCGGTATGGAAGTTAAATAA